Proteins encoded in a region of the Corynebacterium breve genome:
- a CDS encoding DEAD/DEAH box helicase: MPKFLLHGLWLPDSGLNLWVEMVEGHKIVLPSAAAPGTFPPVIEALLDDEHFRRRVNIKLQTPKGRHVELRIPAAAFAPEETISFLSQIAFLDDNSPAATKEQRAAIAPDLYWIIRMYTGITKFARAGRVTIRVNYADHQWYPEWQLGTGLEERGWLADMVAAAPGVIAINNVNLTESIAQTFVHWIVSARLRHLLEVQRPYPWHDFAESLLMSAPLRRGNPQLLKHMNAWNGSITAVNVQLVFIVEQPEDTEQAADPGAQQWPVRLQVRSGTDAPRPIRLGELDPNSTERLKNSLRQAITITSLVDATLHPRRMFFDDDQVAGDWDVFLSTEDIVRFVQHEATRLKAAGFTVMLPRAWSTAETSAKLNVQRASEGADGSSVTRLGFDQLVSYDWRVSVGDTQLTHEEMQDLIRSKSGLIKLRGEWVLADNSSLAKIQEYMEKLSKRSTEQMKKRLEQAAMRAEFAKANGDPNFLALEAEVERLRDEYNAALEGEGGVVTAEELRALALESLADEPLEFTGSPWFTSLMGGPDRPAPERIAIPDTVQVELREYQRRGVDWLYYMSRNNLGAVLADDMGLGKTLQLLTLLAVEADRGERGGPTLVVAPTSVVGNWANEARRFVPHLKVEVHHGAERLHGLDLQERIDNIDILITSYGVVGRDFKELSVFEWDHVVLDEAQAIKNSSTRASRSVRAIPARHRIALTGTPIENRLSEMRSILDFVNPGMLGGASFFRNHFSKPIETARNEELAMEMGERLRTLTAPFILRRLKTDPAIIDDLPEKDEQIVVVDMTAEQAALYKALTDSMQQALEERSGMARKGLVLATITRIKQICNHPAHYLGDGSTVTVNGKHRSGKVEELMKLLNNAVEQDRRVLIFTQYKAFGDILQPYLSTRFGEHIPFLHGGVTKNQRDKMVASFQKADGPRAMILSLKAGGTGLNLTAASIVIHMDRWWNPAVENQATDRAYRIGQDKDVDVYKMITRGTMEESIQDVLDGKMHLAGTVVGEGEGWITELDSEDLARLISYRAEED, from the coding sequence ATGCCTAAATTCCTTCTCCACGGGCTCTGGTTGCCAGACTCCGGACTCAACCTCTGGGTTGAGATGGTGGAAGGCCACAAGATCGTGCTGCCTTCCGCTGCAGCACCGGGCACGTTTCCTCCTGTCATCGAGGCATTGCTTGACGACGAACACTTTCGCCGTCGCGTAAACATCAAATTGCAGACGCCTAAAGGTCGCCACGTAGAGCTGCGCATCCCAGCCGCAGCTTTTGCCCCCGAAGAGACGATTTCGTTCTTGAGCCAGATCGCGTTTCTCGACGACAACAGTCCCGCTGCAACGAAGGAACAGCGCGCAGCGATCGCCCCCGATTTGTACTGGATTATCCGCATGTACACGGGCATCACCAAGTTTGCGCGCGCCGGGCGGGTGACGATTCGCGTGAACTACGCCGATCATCAGTGGTATCCGGAGTGGCAGTTGGGCACCGGATTGGAAGAGCGCGGTTGGCTGGCGGACATGGTCGCGGCAGCGCCGGGTGTCATCGCAATTAACAATGTCAACCTCACCGAATCCATCGCGCAGACGTTTGTGCACTGGATTGTTTCGGCGCGTTTGCGCCACCTCCTTGAGGTGCAGCGTCCGTACCCATGGCATGACTTCGCTGAGTCGCTTTTGATGTCCGCGCCTTTGCGTCGCGGGAACCCGCAGTTGCTCAAGCATATGAATGCGTGGAACGGGTCAATTACAGCGGTCAACGTTCAGCTCGTCTTCATCGTTGAGCAGCCCGAAGACACCGAGCAAGCAGCTGACCCCGGGGCTCAGCAATGGCCTGTGCGATTGCAGGTGCGCAGCGGTACTGATGCCCCGCGCCCCATCAGATTAGGGGAGCTGGACCCGAACAGCACAGAGCGGTTGAAGAACTCTTTGCGCCAAGCGATCACCATCACGTCCCTTGTGGATGCCACTTTGCATCCACGCCGCATGTTCTTCGACGACGACCAGGTTGCCGGCGATTGGGACGTATTTCTTTCCACTGAAGACATCGTTCGCTTTGTGCAGCATGAAGCAACGCGACTCAAGGCAGCAGGCTTTACGGTCATGTTGCCGCGCGCGTGGTCCACCGCAGAGACGTCGGCGAAGTTGAACGTTCAGCGTGCTTCCGAGGGCGCCGACGGTTCTTCGGTGACTCGGTTGGGCTTTGATCAGCTGGTCAGCTATGACTGGCGAGTAAGTGTGGGGGATACGCAGCTCACCCACGAGGAGATGCAGGACCTCATCCGCTCCAAATCCGGGTTAATCAAACTGCGTGGCGAATGGGTTTTGGCCGACAACTCTTCGCTGGCGAAGATCCAGGAATACATGGAGAAGCTGTCCAAGCGCTCCACCGAGCAGATGAAAAAGCGCCTTGAGCAAGCAGCGATGCGTGCTGAGTTTGCCAAGGCCAATGGGGATCCGAACTTTCTTGCGCTGGAGGCGGAGGTCGAACGTCTGCGCGACGAGTACAACGCCGCGCTAGAGGGCGAAGGCGGTGTTGTCACAGCGGAGGAGCTGCGCGCGCTCGCGCTGGAATCACTGGCCGACGAGCCACTCGAATTCACTGGTTCGCCGTGGTTTACCTCTCTCATGGGTGGCCCAGATCGACCGGCCCCAGAGCGAATTGCGATTCCGGACACCGTTCAGGTGGAGCTACGCGAATATCAGCGTCGCGGCGTGGACTGGCTGTATTACATGTCACGCAACAACTTAGGGGCTGTGCTTGCCGACGACATGGGGTTGGGTAAGACCCTGCAACTTCTCACGCTACTGGCAGTGGAGGCAGACCGTGGCGAGCGTGGCGGACCAACTTTGGTGGTAGCGCCGACTTCGGTGGTGGGTAACTGGGCCAACGAGGCGCGTCGGTTTGTGCCGCATCTCAAGGTGGAAGTGCATCACGGGGCTGAGCGTCTGCACGGCTTGGACCTGCAAGAAAGAATCGACAACATCGACATACTGATTACCTCGTATGGCGTTGTGGGGCGTGACTTCAAGGAGCTTTCGGTTTTTGAGTGGGACCATGTTGTGCTCGATGAGGCGCAGGCGATCAAGAACTCGTCGACACGCGCCTCGCGCAGCGTCCGGGCGATTCCTGCGCGTCACCGCATTGCTTTGACTGGTACGCCGATTGAAAACCGGCTGAGTGAAATGCGCTCAATCCTCGACTTTGTCAACCCAGGCATGCTGGGTGGAGCGAGCTTTTTCCGCAACCACTTTTCCAAGCCGATCGAAACGGCGCGAAATGAAGAGCTGGCCATGGAGATGGGCGAGAGGCTGCGGACGTTGACTGCACCCTTTATCTTGCGCAGGCTGAAGACCGATCCTGCCATTATCGACGATCTGCCGGAGAAGGACGAGCAAATCGTCGTGGTGGATATGACCGCAGAGCAGGCCGCGCTGTACAAGGCGCTGACCGATTCGATGCAGCAGGCGTTGGAGGAGCGCAGCGGCATGGCGCGCAAGGGGCTAGTCCTAGCCACGATCACGCGCATCAAGCAGATTTGCAATCACCCGGCGCACTACCTGGGCGATGGCTCGACAGTGACCGTGAACGGTAAACACCGCTCGGGCAAAGTGGAGGAACTGATGAAGCTGCTTAACAACGCGGTGGAACAAGATCGTCGCGTGCTGATCTTCACCCAGTACAAAGCTTTCGGTGATATTTTGCAGCCGTACCTATCCACTCGGTTTGGCGAGCACATTCCGTTCTTGCACGGCGGCGTGACCAAGAACCAGCGTGACAAGATGGTGGCATCGTTCCAAAAGGCTGACGGACCGCGAGCGATGATCTTGTCGCTGAAGGCTGGGGGTACCGGCTTAAACCTCACCGCAGCCTCGATCGTCATTCATATGGACCGCTGGTGGAACCCCGCCGTGGAGAACCAGGCTACCGACCGTGCCTACCGCATTGGCCAAGACAAAGATGTCGATGTGTACAAGATGATCACCAGGGGAACGATGGAAGAATCGATCCAAGATGTTCTCGACGGGAAAATGCACCTGGCTGGAACCGTGGTGGGCGAGGGGGAAGGCTGGATCACCGAGCTGGATTCAGAAGACTTGGCCCGTCTGATCAGCTACCGTGCGGAAGAGGACTAG